A portion of the Phaeodactylum tricornutum CCAP 1055/1 chromosome 7, whole genome shotgun sequence genome contains these proteins:
- a CDS encoding predicted protein yields MEAHNVFTSFQGLTMLVSQQQKILSGLIDTYCRMSGMAGPLEQEQIDAIISKEPAERNGSYVITHNQVRSCLDGLGMWMIETVEESASDEEKLSCLLASIGNLFVVAANGIANIAIVRSGNKSQAAELPPELPYELAASNMRDFVKTIQKHRTRLQRKFSDEEIDQLSREFSIFLRAY; encoded by the coding sequence ATGGAGGCCCATAACGTGTTTACTTCGTTTCAGGGATTGACAATGCTGGTgtcacagcagcagaaaATTCTCAGTGGCTTGATTGATACCTACTGTAGAATGTCCGGGATGGCTGGGCCCCTTGAACAAGAACAGATTGATGCTATCATTTCAAAAGAGCCAGCTGAGAGAAACGGAAGCTATGTTATCACTCACAATCAGGTTCGGTCGTGCCTTGATGGGCTCGGCATGTGGATGATCGAAACAGTCGAAGAATCGGCGTCTGATGAGGAGAAACTTTCTTGTTTGCTGGCCAGCATTGGTAATTTATTTGTGGTTGCAGCAAATGGCATTGCCAACATTGCAATTGTACGCAGTGGAAACAAATCACAGGCTGCAGAACTACCGCCGGAGCTCCCATACGAGCTTGCTGCAAGCAACATGCGAGATTTTGTCAAGACAATTCAGAAGCACCGAACACGATTACAGCGGAAATTTtcagacgaagaaattgaccaaCTTAGTCGAGAGTTTAGCATATTTCTCCGAGCGTACTGA